One window from the genome of Ciconia boyciana chromosome 8, ASM3463844v1, whole genome shotgun sequence encodes:
- the MESD gene encoding LRP chaperone MESD, translating into MAAAAGWALLGLALWLCAAAGAGEPEGKRRAGPAKKKDIRDYNDADMARLLEQWEKDDDIEEGDLPEHKRPPAPIDFSKIDPGKPESILKLTKKGKTLMMFVTVSGNPTEKETEEITSLWQGSLFNANYDVQRFIVGSNRAIFMLRDGGYAWEIKDFLINQERCADVTLEGQVYPGKGAEESEKVKNKTKPEKAKKKKDGDKKSNSIKEDNRATKQREDL; encoded by the exons ATGGCGGCGGCCGCTGGCTGGGCCCTGCTGGGCTTGGCGCTGTGGCTGTGCGCGGCAGCCGGGGCCGGTGAGCCGGAGGGGaagcggcgggcggggccggccaAGAAGAAGGACATTCGGGACTACAACGATGCGGACATGGCTcggctgctggagcagtggGAG aaagatgatGACATTGAAGAGGGGGATCTTCCTGAACACAAGAGGCCTCCAGCACCAATAGATTTCTCAAAAATTGATCCAGGCAAGCCTGAAAGTATCCTGAAGCTGACGAAAAAGGGGAAGACTTTGATGATGTTTGTCACAGTGTCGGGAAATCCCACAGAAAAGGAGACGGAAGAAATTACTAGCTTGTGGCAGGGCAGTCTCTTCAATGCAAACTATGATGTGCAAAG GTTTATTGTTGGCTCAAATCGTGCCATCTTTATGTTACGTGATGGCGGTTATGCCTGGGAGATCAAAGACTTTCTGATAAATCAAGAAAGGTGTGCAGATGTTACTCTGGAAGGTCAGGTTTATCCTGgcaaaggagcagaagaaagtgagaaagtgaaaaacaaaaccaaacctgaaaaagcaaagaagaaaaaagacgGAGACAAGAAATCTAATAGCATCAAAGAGGACAACCGAGCAACCAAACAGAGAGAGGATCTATGA